The DNA sequence TATAGACAATAGCCATAAATGGAACAACTGCTGTCGAAACTTTTGATATGGATTTGAGGCCACCAAAGACTGCAATCCCTACAAAAATGGATAAAATCAGAGTCGTGATAGCTGGTTCCACTTGAGCCGTATTTTGAATGGATTCTGTAATTGAATTGACTTGGGTAAAGGTACCAATCCCCAGAAGGGCAACCAATACACCCGCTAGGGCAAAGAAGATAGCAAGGGGGCGCCACTTTTCTCCCATCCCCAAAAGGATGTAGTGCATGGGCCCTCCAGCTACAGCGCCGTTTGCATCCTTGCTACGGTATTTGATAGCCAGCAAGCCTTCGGCATACTTGGTCGCCATCCCAAAAAAGGCTGCCATCCACATCCAAAAGAGCGCCCCTGGTCCCCCAACCTTAATGGCCGTCGCGACTCCTATGATATTTCCCGTACCAACGGTGGCAGCTAGAGCTGTACAAAGAGCTGCAAAGCTCGACACATCGCCATGTCCCTTGTCCTTGGTAAAGATCAACTGAAAGGCCTTGGGGAGACAAGCTAACTGTAAAAGTCCTAGTCGGATGGTCAAGTAGATTCCCGTTCCGACCAATAACAGTAAGAGGGGAGGTCCCCAAACGAAAGCATCAAGCGCTTTTAGCAATTCTAACATATCCTTCTCCTATCTTTTCAACCCCAAAAGAAAGAGCACATGCAAGATACATGTACTCTGGAATGCTTAGATAAATGCCTAAAAGCGGTCTATCCTAGCTCTGTCCTTTTACCTGAGAGTTTGAGCAGTTGCCTGCCTTGCCCCTTCGGTGCCTTTACGGTCTCTCCAGAGTTCCGTCCATTTACAGTCATGGAAAATCAAACATTTCTCCACTTCTATTAAACTTCATTCGGTGTTGGTATTTAATTTTTTATTATTTTACAAGAAAAGTTAGCCTTTGTCAATATATTCTATGAAAATTTTTGACTTTTCATTTCTTTTTTCAGAAAGAGCGAATCCTTCTTCTCTCTATCCTTTAAAGGTCACAATGGTGGCACCACTGCCTCCAGCATTTTGTGGGGCATAGCCAAAACTCTTGACATGCTTGTTTCTTTGTAGGTATTTGGTGACGCCCTCACGGATGACTCCCGTACCGATACCATGGATAATATCAACCTGAGCCATATTATTAAGCAGGGCTTGGTCGATAAAGACGTCCAGCTCATTCATAGCCTCTTCGTACCGTTTTCCTCGGAGATCCAGTCTGGCTTGTGGACCACGTCCAGATGCTCGTTTCACAACATTGACTTGTTTTTTCTTGACTGGGGCTTCTTGCTGAGCCTGAACAAGATCAAATTCTTTCTCTTCCAAGGTCATCTTGATCAAACCAACTTGGGCTTCCCAACGGCCGTCCTTAAGCTGATTGGTCAGGGTACCACGCTGACCATAACTGAGAACCACAATGTCATCTCCCACCTTTGGAGCTCGTTTTTTCTTGGCTTTTTGAAGGACCTTGTTTTTAGATAAGTCGACTTTTTCAGGAGCTAGTTTTTTCAGTTTAGCCTTGGCTTCAATGATTTCATGGGGTTTGAGTTGAGACTTACTATGAAGGGTCTTAAGAATCTGGTCACTCTCACTTAGAGCGAGTTCCACAATCTCGGCAGCCTGTTCACGCGCCTTGTTGAGCTCAGTTTCCTTTTCACGATTAAGCTCGTTGTAGAGTTTTTTGAGCGCTCGGTTCATCTTGAGGTTTTCTTGCTCCACCTCACGGATATTGTCCAAGCGTTTGCGACTTTCAAGCGTTTGCTCTTCCAATTGTTCAATGATACGGTTGACGTCATTATCTTGGTTGACCTGCTGACTGGCATCCCCTACGATGACATCTGACAAGCCCAGGCGTTTGGCAATTTCAAAGGCATTGCTTCGCCCTGGAACGCCCTGCATAAAGCGATAGGTCGGACGAAGAGTCGCAGTATCAAACTCCATGCTGGCATTTTGCACAAAGGCTGTTTCAATACCGTAGGCCTTGAGTTCAGGATAGTGGGTCGTCGCCATGGTCTTAACCTGACGGAGACGAAGATCCTCCAAAATAGCCATAGCAAGGGCTGCACCTTCCTGCGGATCGGTACCAGCCCCGAGCTCATCTAGTAATAAGAGCGAATGTTGGTTGACCTTGCCAAGAATATCTACGATATTAGTCATGTGGCTGGAGAAGGTAGACAAGCTTTGCTCGATAGACTGCTCATCCCCAATATCTGCGAAGATTTCCTCGAAAATACCGACACGGCTTCCCTTATCAGCTAGAATGGGCAAGCCAGATTGGGCCATGAGTTGAGTCAAGCCCAGGGTTTTGAGCATGATGGTCTTCCCACCAGTATTGGGACCTGTAATGACAATGGCCGTTAATTCCTTACCAAAATGTACATCGTTTGCCACTGCATTTTTGACCAAAGGATGGCGAACATGAAGGAGTTGAATCTCTTGATTCTCTGAAAGTTGAGGAACAACTGCTTGCATTTCTTGGATGAAACGTACCTTGGCACGAATTAAGTCTAAATGGCCGATGATCCAAGCGTCATTAGCAATCTCAGCAGCATGAGGGCGGACGCGTTCTGAGAGCTCCTGCAGGATGCGAATCATCTCATAGCGTTCGTCTGCTCGCAGACTAGCGATTTCTTCGCTCAGCTTGACCACCTCACGTGGCTCGATATAGACCGTATTCCCACTGGCAGAGATGTCATGGACAACACCTGCAATCTTATTGCGATAGGTGTTCTTTACTGGTAAAACTTGACGGCCATTTCTGCTAGCGATTATACCTTCCGTCAACATCTGCGCTTTTTGCTTGAGTAAGTCTTGCAAGACATCTCGAACTTGACTCTCGCTATCATGGATTTTCCGACGGATGCGTGCTAGCTCTTCACTGGCGAAATTTTCGATAAATCCTGCATCATTTAGGGATTGAAGACTCCCTTGCAAGTGTGGAAAATCATGTAGTTTTTCAAACCATCTCGCCAACTGCTCCAAGCGTACATTTTCAAGATTGGCATAAAAACTTTGCAACTCTCTGCTAGCCAGCAAGACCCGTTTGAGGAGCAGGAACTCCTCAATATTGAGGTCCGCCCCCATCTCCAGACGCTTGCAAACCGCTGATATCTCACGCGTCGCTAGGATGGTAAAGTGAGGTTGCTCCACAAATAGAGCTTGCATTTCCTCCATCTCTGTAAAGGCTTGTTTGATCTTATCCACCTTGGCAGTTGGAGCCAAGCCTTTTAGCTCCTCTAAGCCTTGCTCAGTCAGGAGATGCGGTTCAAACAAGGCTTTGATTTTATTAAATTCTAAGGTTTCTAGTATTTTTGTATTCATATTCTTTCCTTGTATGCTTGTTTACAAGATTGTAGTGCCTAGAGGTTTTTGGACTTTACCTGACCCTAGTCGTCCAATCTGTAAACAAAGGGCTAGGAAAAATCCCGCCCTTTTTATCCGATTAAATTTGTCACCCAGAGTTGTTTGATAAGGTTTGTCGTAAAAGGGACACTTTGGATGATATGTTTGGCTACTATACTTTTTTCGAGTGAATTTTGAATGACTGCCAGAGGCACTGTTGCAAGAATGGTCAGAGCCATTTGCAAGACAAATAAGGTTACCAATAGAGATAAAAGGCCTGATCCGATACGCAACCATTTGACATCGAGCTTTTTAGTTGGAATCAAGTGCAGGAACAAACCGATAAAACGTCCGATACTATAACAAATTCCGAAAACTAAAAGGTAGGCTAGGCCTGCATAAAAGACCTTGTCTAGGTGAAACAGCTGGTCTGAAGGGAAGAAAAAGGTGCCCTGTCCTTCCTGAGGATTGGCATAAGGGACAAGTAAGTGGAAGTGATCTCCCAATGATTTATAAAACTGTCCCGCAACAAAGGCTGAAATCACTGCCACGAGGAAATAATAAACTTGCAGGACCAAGCCTCTACGGTAGCCGATGTAAAAGCCCCAAGCCAGAACCAATAAGAGTAGGATTGAAATCATAGGGAGTCCTCAATCTTGCTCTGTTCTTGTTTGACAGCAATCAACTTGTGGCGGAGTTCTAACAACTCTTGCTCCTTGTCATCAAATTCAATCTCACGGTTGAGCTGTGTAGACAGACAATTGACCGCCAAAAGAAGCGCAATGGTTTCATCATCCGCCCCAGGCATTTGTTCTTTAATTGCTTGGTATTTTTCAGTCGCAACCTTGGCAATTTCCTCCATAAAGAGGTTGTCATGCTCGGTTGTCAAGGTTAATGTCTTTTTCCCGAATGTAAACTTATATCGATTTAGATTTGCCATAAAATTCACCTCACGATATTATACCAAATTTCGCTAACTTTGTCAGTTTTTACCAATTCTCCTGCTTTTGTGGTACAATAGAGACTATGGCAAGTATCACACTCACACCAAGTGAACAGGAAATTCAGAGCTTTTTAAGTCAGTATCAGAAGGCTCTCAGTCCTAGTAAAAATCCCTATATTCGCTTTTTTTTGCGATTCCCTCAGGCAACAGTTTCCATCTATACTTCTGGAAAAGTCCTCCTGCAGGGCGAAGCTGCTGAGCAGTACGCCAGTTTCTTTGGCTACCAAGTTCAACAAGAAAACAGTGGACAAGATTTTCCTATAATTGGAACCGATGAGGTGGGAAATGGTTCCTACTTTGGTGGGCTAGCTGTCGTAGCTTCCTTTGTGACACCGGACCAGCACGACTTCTTGCGAAAACTCGGTGTGGGGGATTCCAAGACTCTGACAGACCAAAAGATTCGTCAGATTGCCCCTATCCTTAAAGAAAAGGTCCAGCACCAAGCGCTCCTCCTTTCACCGAGCAAGTACAACGAAGTTATCGGAGAGCGCTACAATGCTGTTTCTGTAAAGGTTGCCCTTCACAACCAGGCTATCTTTCTCCTGCTTCAAAAAGGAGTCCAGCCAGAAAAAATCGTGATTGATGCTTTTACAAGCCCTAAAAACTATGACAAGTACTTGGCGCAAGAAGCCAACCGTTTTCCAAACAAAATTAGCTTAGAAGAAAAAGCCGAGGGCAAATACCTGGCTGTTGCAGTTAGCTCTATCATCGCGCGAGATCTCTTCCTCGAAAACTTGGAAAATCTTGGACGGGAACTAGGCTATCAACTGCCAAGTGGCGCTGGAACTGCATCTGATAAGGTTGCTAGCAAAATCCTTCAAGCCTATGGCATGAAGGGACTTCATTTCTGCGCCAAACTGCATTTTAAAAATACTGAAAAAGCCAAAGCACTTCTAGAAAGGTGAGTTATGAATTCGTTTAAAACATTTCTAAAAGAATGGGGAGTTTTCTTCCTGATTATCGCGCTGGTCGGCCTTAGCCGTATCTTCCTTTGGAGCAATGTCCGTGTGGAAGGGCACTCTATGGATCCTACCCTAGCCGACGGAGAGGTTCTCTTCGTTGTCAAACATCTCCCAATTGACCGTTTCGATATCGTGGTTGCGCATGAGGAAGACGGAAATAAAGACATTGTCAAAAGGGTCATCGGTATGCCTGGAGATACCATCCGCTATGAAAATGACAAACTCTTTATCAACGGTGAAGAAACGGATGAACCCTACCTAGCTGAATACCTCAACTTGTTCAAAACAGAAAAGTTGCAAAACACCTATACTGGAAAAGGATTTGAAGGCAATAAGGGAGTTTACTTTAGAGAACTTGCTCAAAAGGCGCAGGCCTTTACAGTTGATGTCAATTCCAATACCAGCTTCAGCTTTACTGTCCCTCAAGGTGAGTACCTTCTCCTTGGTGACGATCGTCTAGTCTCTAGCGACAGCCGCCATGTTGGTACCTTCAAGGCCAGCGATATCAAGGGCGAAGCAAAATTCCGTTTCTGGCCACTTAACCGTATCGGAACTTTTTAAGATAAGGAAGAGGCCGAGAATGCTAAGTCTCAGTCTCTTTTTCTATTGCGAGAAAAAGACCTTTTAGCCTCCTAGCTTGTTGAAGAAGCTAAGGGGCCAATTCTCACGAACTCATGTAAAGGAAACCTATGGAAGTTTATTTTTCAGGCACCATTGAACGCATTATTTTTGAAAATCCCAGTAATTTTTATCGTATTCTCCTCCTAGATATCGAAGATACCAATGCGGAGGACTTCGATGATTTTGAAATCATCGTTACAGGAACCATGGCGGACGTGATTGAAGGGGAAGACTACACTTTTTGGGGGCAAATCGTTCAGCACTCCAAGTATGGGGAACAGCTTCAGATCAGCCGTTATGAACGGGCAAAACCAACTAGAAAAGGGCTAGTCAAATATTTTTCCAGTAGCCATTTCAAGGGAATTGGCCTCAAAACTGCTCAGAAAATCGTCGATAGCTATGGTGACAATACCATTGACGAAATTCTGGAACATCCTGAAAAGCTAGAAAGTATTGCAGGACTCTCTGTCAAAAACCGTGAGGCTTTTGTTTCCACCCTCCGTCTCAACTATGGGACAGAAATGGTTTTGGCTAAACTTGCCAACTACGGCATTCCCAATAAACTAGCCTTTCAGATTCAAGACTTTTACAAGGAAGAAACTCTTGATGTGGTTGAAAATTATCCCTATCAACTGGTTGAGGATA is a window from the Streptococcus oralis genome containing:
- the zapA gene encoding cell division protein ZapA; translated protein: MANLNRYKFTFGKKTLTLTTEHDNLFMEEIAKVATEKYQAIKEQMPGADDETIALLLAVNCLSTQLNREIEFDDKEQELLELRHKLIAVKQEQSKIEDSL
- the lepB gene encoding signal peptidase I; the protein is MNSFKTFLKEWGVFFLIIALVGLSRIFLWSNVRVEGHSMDPTLADGEVLFVVKHLPIDRFDIVVAHEEDGNKDIVKRVIGMPGDTIRYENDKLFINGEETDEPYLAEYLNLFKTEKLQNTYTGKGFEGNKGVYFRELAQKAQAFTVDVNSNTSFSFTVPQGEYLLLGDDRLVSSDSRHVGTFKASDIKGEAKFRFWPLNRIGTF
- a CDS encoding endonuclease MutS2, with the protein product MNTKILETLEFNKIKALFEPHLLTEQGLEELKGLAPTAKVDKIKQAFTEMEEMQALFVEQPHFTILATREISAVCKRLEMGADLNIEEFLLLKRVLLASRELQSFYANLENVRLEQLARWFEKLHDFPHLQGSLQSLNDAGFIENFASEELARIRRKIHDSESQVRDVLQDLLKQKAQMLTEGIIASRNGRQVLPVKNTYRNKIAGVVHDISASGNTVYIEPREVVKLSEEIASLRADERYEMIRILQELSERVRPHAAEIANDAWIIGHLDLIRAKVRFIQEMQAVVPQLSENQEIQLLHVRHPLVKNAVANDVHFGKELTAIVITGPNTGGKTIMLKTLGLTQLMAQSGLPILADKGSRVGIFEEIFADIGDEQSIEQSLSTFSSHMTNIVDILGKVNQHSLLLLDELGAGTDPQEGAALAMAILEDLRLRQVKTMATTHYPELKAYGIETAFVQNASMEFDTATLRPTYRFMQGVPGRSNAFEIAKRLGLSDVIVGDASQQVNQDNDVNRIIEQLEEQTLESRKRLDNIREVEQENLKMNRALKKLYNELNREKETELNKAREQAAEIVELALSESDQILKTLHSKSQLKPHEIIEAKAKLKKLAPEKVDLSKNKVLQKAKKKRAPKVGDDIVVLSYGQRGTLTNQLKDGRWEAQVGLIKMTLEEKEFDLVQAQQEAPVKKKQVNVVKRASGRGPQARLDLRGKRYEEAMNELDVFIDQALLNNMAQVDIIHGIGTGVIREGVTKYLQRNKHVKSFGYAPQNAGGSGATIVTFKG
- a CDS encoding CvpA family protein encodes the protein MISILLLLVLAWGFYIGYRRGLVLQVYYFLVAVISAFVAGQFYKSLGDHFHLLVPYANPQEGQGTFFFPSDQLFHLDKVFYAGLAYLLVFGICYSIGRFIGLFLHLIPTKKLDVKWLRIGSGLLSLLVTLFVLQMALTILATVPLAVIQNSLEKSIVAKHIIQSVPFTTNLIKQLWVTNLIG
- the rnhC gene encoding ribonuclease HIII, with product MASITLTPSEQEIQSFLSQYQKALSPSKNPYIRFFLRFPQATVSIYTSGKVLLQGEAAEQYASFFGYQVQQENSGQDFPIIGTDEVGNGSYFGGLAVVASFVTPDQHDFLRKLGVGDSKTLTDQKIRQIAPILKEKVQHQALLLSPSKYNEVIGERYNAVSVKVALHNQAIFLLLQKGVQPEKIVIDAFTSPKNYDKYLAQEANRFPNKISLEEKAEGKYLAVAVSSIIARDLFLENLENLGRELGYQLPSGAGTASDKVASKILQAYGMKGLHFCAKLHFKNTEKAKALLER